A region of the Leptospirillum ferriphilum genome:
CTCACCCGATACAGGGTGCTGGAAACCTATCATGAAAACTATTCTCTGCTGGAAGTCACCTTACTGACAGGAAGAACGCACCAAATTCGGGTCCATTTTCGTCATTTGGGTTTCCCATTGCTTGGAGATGCTGTGTACGGTTCAAAGGGAATGGAAAACAGAAATTTTCCCCGTCAAATGTTGCATGCATGGAAACTGGCTTTTCAACATCCAAGATCAGCTGCCAAAATGGAGTTTGAGGCTCCACTTCCCCCTGATTTCGTCTCCGCAATGAAGAGGCTGACGCCTTTGTCTCCTGGATCTAGAGGAGGGTCATAACCATTCCTGTTAACGGTTTCGGATAAAAATAGGTTGACTTTTGGGGCATCAGTTCTCCCCTCAGAGAGACTTCCTCCACGACTCTGGGAGAAGATGGTCTCAGGAGGAAAGCGACCGGATACTCTCCGGTACCAACCTTTTGGATCACATCCTCAGCCGACTTGCTATACCGGAGCAAATCTTCCTTGGCGACTCGCTCGGGAACAATTCCCAAAACAGGTCCAAGCACACTCTCCTGGAGCCACCAACTGTCCAGTGAGCGAACGCCAGCACCTTTCTCCTTATTCAGTGATACAATCCTCAATTCTCTCGGATCCTTTCGAATCAATCCAAAAAGAATCCTGTTCGTATCCGATGACATCAAGATTTTTAAAAACTGCTCCTTGTTTTCGTAGGAGAAAATTTCTTCCGTCTTCAAGACCCCTTCCTGCCGAAAGAGACCTGAGATCAATTCCGGCGGGACATTATGGATCATCCTGTGAGTTGGCAAAACAGTGAGATTTTCATCTTCAAGAGCTGCCAGAAAAACCGTGATAAATTCAAATGGAGCATTCGGACCCGCATCTGGTTCCTGGGAACGGCGGAAATTCCGATAAGCAAGATATGTTTCATACCGATGGTGACCATCGGCAATAAACAATGGCACCTTTGAAAAATATTGCTGTACTTCCGCAAGGACCGCTGGGTCTGTAACCGACATCAATGCATGAACAACACCATCCTGATCTTTTGCCTGAAACCGGGGTGAGGCAGAAGCATAAAGTTTTTTCACAACGGATGCTGCCGGATCGGGATACAAACAAAAAATCTGGCTGAATGCGGCCTGTGTTTCCTTAAACAGAGACATACGGTCTTCTTTGGGACCGGCCAGTGTTTTTTCATGCGGATAGACGACTTTTTTTTCCCACTCTTCAAGTCTGATGCGTGCAACGAGTCCCCTGATCGTTCGCTCTTTTCGTGTGTAGGGATCCTTATAGGTCATCGAATAGGGATAGATGGCCGGCTGGGGATCGACCACAAGAATACCTTCCCGTCTCATCCGGTCTAATTCTTTGCGTGCTTCCGTATATCGATTATTTCCTGGCGTTTCCTTGTCTGGAGGAATTGGTAACTCCAGACGAATAACATTGTTCGGATCCATCGCATAAAATTCTTTTTGGGCTTCTTTTGAGATAATGTCGTAGGGGGGTGCCGTCAAACGATCCATATTCTCTTTGAGCCCGTTTTTATAAACCAATCCCCTGAATGGAACAATTTCAGACATGGTCACCCTTTCCTACCTGTGTTGGATTTGTCCGAGATGTTTATTGAGTCAGATGTCTCTTTCGATGACGAAATCAGACAGAAACAGAAGATTCTGCTTGTGAAGGGAATCCGGAAACGCTTCAAGAGAAGCCTTCGCTTTTTGCATAAAAGAGATTGCTTTTTCAAGGGAAAATTCGAGCGACCCCGTTGACTTCATCAGGTCGACAACTTCACGCAAATGTTGTTTAGTGACATCACCTTTTCCGATTTTCTGAACAAGGCTTTCCCTTTGTGTCGACGTCGCCCGGGAAAGACAATGAAGCAAGGGAAGGGTCATTTTTCCCTCAGAAAGATCTTTTCCGAGAGTTTTTCCCAGCCGCTCCTCCCGCGCCATATAATCCAGAGCATCATCCGCGATCTGGAAAGACATCCCGATATTGTACCCAAAATCCTCAAGCGACTTTTTTTTCTCCGGGTCCGCCCCCCCGAGAATAGCTCCAATTCTGCAGGTTCCAGCCGTAAGAGCCGCCGTCTTGCACTCGACAACATTTAAATAATCTTCTTCCCTGGCAGAAAGGTTATTGTCGAGAATCAGTTCGAGGACCTCACCTTCCGACATTTTTCTACACGCAAGCGTCAATGTGTCATTGATTTCATGGTTATGGACACCCGTCGCCATCCAGAGAGCGGTTGCGTAAAGATAGTCTCCTACGAGAACTGCTGTCTGATTTCCCCAGATCTGGTTGGCAGAAAGTTTTCCCCGACGCATTTCCGCATGATCAACAACATCGTCATGCAAAAGGGTTGCCGTGTGAATAAATTCAACAACGGCTGAAAGGAGGGAAATGTGCGGACCTGAATAGCCGGAAATACGCGAAGCAATGATCATCAGAAGAGGTCTGAGTCTTTTTCCACCACTTTGAATAATATGGGATGTGACCTCTCGAATGTAATCATTCGTATCGCCCCCGAATTCGATCAGGCAATTTTCAACCGCGAGCAGATCCTGTTCGTAATCTGCCCATACATTTTTTAAACCTGTCGCCGACAATGGATTCATATGGACTAAATTATGCTGGATAGGCTCATTTTGTCAATCATTCTCCCTCTTGGAGAGCAGGAAGCTCCGGCATTTTTTTGATATAATGAAAGTAACACGGCAATATATGACGGATACCACGACCAGCATCGTCAGAAGACAGACTTTCTGTCCTTCATGACGATCGGAGCTGAAAGGAGCCATCGTGGGAGAAGATCCCAGAACCCTGCAACAAAATGAGGTTTCCAGAAATATAGAAAGATCCCAGGGCCCTATTCCTTACTGGATGGTAGTCCTGACAATCCTCGTTTATTCTGTAGCGATCATTTTAAGCCTTCCTCTCTTTGGAAACCGTAAAGTTCCAACCGGTCATGTCCAGACATTCCTGAACCAGTCGCACACCCGCCCCTGGATCGATTATGGAACTGTTGCCGGAGGAGCCTATCTGGCAATTGGGTTCTTTGTGATTTATTACGTCATGATGGTCAGACCCCGCAAAAAAAATCATCAAGAGGAATCGGACTGAATACACTGAGAGCATTCCCGAAAAGCCTGCGGTCTGGGATACCGGTTCTTCTCTACTCGTTGACACTTGTCACAACAACCGCAGCTGGTTCAATCCTTTCCGGAAACAATCCCCTCTCCTCCATGCACGAATTTTTTTCAGGGTTGCCTTTTTCTCTGACTCTTATGGGGATTTTGACTTTGCATGAAATAGGGCATCTTCTTGCCGCAAGGTGGCATGGTCTTCCTTTTTCCCCTCCGTATTTTATTCCTGCCCCAACATTGATCGGGACTTTTGGTGCAATTATCCGGATGCCTCCGGTGTCCCACACGAGGAAAAGTCTCTTTGATATTGGCATTTCAGGCCCACTGGCAGGCTTTTTTCCGTCTCTGATAGCCCTGGCGTGGGGACTTCATCTTTCCCGGCCGGATGTTCAGCCTGGCTCCTCTGGGATTGGACTGGGAGAATCCATCCTTTTCCATTACATTTCAACATTTCTTGGACCATCCTTCGGCTCCCACCAGTCTCTTGTCTTGTCTCCGATCGGTTTTGCAGGATGGACAGGTCTCTTTGTCACTGCCCTGAACCTGATACCGGTTGGTCAGCTGGACGGAAGTCATTTTCTGTTTGTTTTCTGGAAACAACGCATCCATCGATTGATATGGATTGTTATTCTCGGGGTTTTGGCATGGATGGGTTTTTTTATTGGGAAGGCTGGTGGATCTGGCTTTTTTTTGCTCTCTTGATGGGACCAAAACACTTTCCTGTTTCTGATCCGGATGAACCTCTTGGAAAGCCGAGAGTTTTTCTCGCAATTTGTATGATTTTTCTTGAAATTCTAATCTTTGTACCGTCTCCTTTTACAAACCACTGACAGAATTCAGGATATCAATCATTTCATCATGAATAATTCCGTTGGAAGCGACAATCATAGGACTAGTCAACTCATGTCTTGCGTTTTTTCTATCGCTCGTTCTTCCGCCGGCTTCACGAACAATGAGACTTCCCGCGGCAGTATCCCACGGAGCGAGACCGATTTCCCAAAATCCGTCGACGGCGCCCATCGCCACATAACACAGGTCTAGCGCTGCAGAACCTGTTCGGCGAATCCCCTGCACCTTTCTGGACAGCTGGTTAAAAAATGGCAAGTTATCCCTTTCGGGATCTTCGGGCTTAGAGGATGAAAATCCTGTAACAAGAAGACTTTGAGAAAGTCGAGAGTTTCGCGAGACAGAGATGCGGCTTTCATTGAGCATCGCTCCCTCTTCTTTCACTGCCTCAAAGATTTGTTGTCTCAAGGGATCAAATACCAGTCCGTAGAGAACATCTCCTTCCGATTCAAATCCGATGGAAATACAAAAAAAGGGAAAGTGATGCGTATAGTTTGTTGTTCCGTCCAGCGGATCAATGATCCACCGTTCGGTTCCTGGCCCCGCAAGAACACCGCCTTCTTCTCCCAGGATAGAATGCTCCGGAAAACGACCCCTTATATGGCGAATAATTTCTTTTTCCGATGCCCAATCGATTTCTGTCACGAGATCAATTGTCCCTTTGTAAGAAATTCTGATCTCCCTCGAGTAACCCTCCAATAAAATATTTCCAGCACTCAGGGCCGCCTCACGAGCGACCCGTCGCACAGACTGAACGTCCCAATCCAAATCACTGTTCTCCATCATTCATCTTGATCAGCCCCCCTTCACCTTCCGGGGGGATTTTTAAAAATGAAATCCATGAATCATCAACTCCGGCCTGAGCCAAGGATAACAACAAACGGCCATTTATGATACACTGAAGCTCCAGTAAGGAAAAACTGAGGCAAAACTGGAAATGGCAAAGGATCATGCCAGATCTTGGTCTTTTCGCAGGATAGAACAAGGCAGGAATCAGGAGATCGATTTATGTTCGTCACGATTACATTTATACGTTGGCTCCATCTGGTCGGCGCTGCAGCCCTTGTCGGTGGAATGGTCCTGCAACTTTTTGTTGTCAGTCCGTTGCTTTCCGGAATCGACCCGGCCATCCGTGGAAAACTTGCTAAAAAAGCGACGGATTATTACTTGCCGGTTTTCTGGGTGAGCATGGCACTCCTGATTATTACCGGCGCCTTTGTTATTTTCGACCGTCTGGTCTCTTTGGAAAATATGGTTTTTCCTTATAAAAATTCCTACGAAACATTCTGGCTTCTTAAATTGAGTTTTGTCGGGGGTATCGGTCTTCTTGGTATCCTCATAGCGAGGCTATCCAACGAAGTTCGAGGATCATCCCGCCAACAATCCGAATCGCAAAATGATTCCGTCAAATTTATTTACCTCGAACAGAGGAAAAATCGTTTGCGTCATGTCATCAGTCTCTTAAGAAACCTGAATGTTGTTCTGGGAATATTTGTTCTTCTGTGGGCCGCTGTCCTGCAAAATATTTTTGGACTCTTGATTTTGCGATAAGGCCTGAATTTCAAGGATAAGAACTATCTTTCATCAATTTTCGGTTAGGAGTGCAATGTGTCGAAAGCGTTCAAGCCACCCGTACATCACCAATCATACCTGGACCGCAAAATTCCTACGACGATGGCCACCCAGCACCCAGATAATGCTCGAGCTCCTTACTGGAAAACAAACAATGATCCCTTCATCAGCACCCTGGATGAAATCGAGGAATGCTACAGAACCTATACAGATCTCGGATGTCAGGAATACATGTGGGACTGGGAAGGAAAATATGTGGATGAAGGCGTTGTGGACAAGCTTTTTTCCCTCTATCACCCATATTTTTCAGAAAATCAGCTCGGCAAGGATGTTTTTCTCACGTTTCGGCTTCCTAACATTTGGTATGAAAAAGAGTATCGCATTGCCCGGGCCTATATCGGAATTCTGACTTTCGAAGAGTTGTCCAGGGATCTTGGACTCAATTCACCGCCGGTTTTTGAAGTGATCCTGCCGATGACAGATGAAGCTCAAAAAATGATTTACCTGAAAACCACCTTCCGCAAAATTGCCAAACTCAAAAGCCAGGTTTTTGACGAAACAATGGAAGCCAGCGACCCATCCTATCTTCAGGTCATCCCCCTCATCGAAGGAGTCCCCCAGCTGGCAGCCTCCCATAATATCTTGATGGAATATGCGGATCTTCACCAAAAAGAATATGGCAGCAAACCTTCTTATCTCAGGCCTTTTATTGCCCGCTCGGATCCTGCCTTGAACGCCGGATTTATCCCCGCAACGATTGCAGCAAAAGTCGCTTTGTCAGAGTATTATAAATTCGGCCAAGAATCCGGCATCGCCATTTTTCCAATCATGGGTGTCGGCTCTCTGCCTTTTCGAGGAGGACTTAACCCCTTCACCGTCTCCCAGTTTCTGGATGAATATCCCGGTGTTCGGACGGTCACCTTACAATCCGCCTTTCGCTACGATTATCCTCTCGACAGCGTCAAGGAAGCCATCCATTCCTTGAACCGGGCTCTTCCTTTTACAAAACCTCTCACCTATACGGAAGAAGAAATCGCGATGGGAGAGAGGCTCGCCCAAATTTTTTCCACGATATATCAAGAGACCGTTGAAGAGATTGCCGACGCGATCAACCAGATTTCCGCTCATATTCCTCCCAGAAGAGAACGAAAGCTTCATATCGGTCTTTTTGGATATTCTCGAGGAATTGGACAAAAAAGGCTTCCCCGCGCCATTAGTTTTACAGGGGCTCTCTACTCCCTGGGGGTTCCCCCGGAACTGATCGCTATCGGAAGAGGGATAGAAGCAGCCATAAAGGAAAACCTTGAAGATGCCCTCTTTATGTTTTGCAGGCATCTGAAGGAAGACTTACGCCATGCAGGCCATTATCTCAACCGCGAAAACCTGCGGTTTTTCGCCTCTGGAAATCCTGCTTGGGAACGCGTACTGGAGGATATCATCATTGCGGAAAAGTATTTTAAACTCGAATTGGGGCCTGTGACGACAGAGCATTACCTGCATCGAAATATTGTTTCAAGCATTTACTTTTTGACCCAGGAAGAAAAAGATATTTCTCCATACCTCTTTGACGCGGCTCTTTTGAGACGTTCTTTAGGCTAATTGATGAAGGCCAAACACATGTTGTTTGAATTTTTGGGTTCTTCCGATCAGGGATCAGTTCTTCATGATATAACAACTCCTGTCTAAATAGAGTTGTTTGACTCACATTTTCCACCGGAGGATGTATGAAGCCCCTTGAAAAACGTTTTTTTCTGAAAATTTTCATCCCCGGGCTGATCTTGATCCTGATCTCATGGATACTCTATACCGTATCGGATCCTCTTATGAAAGGCGCTGCTCTCGTTGCGCTCCTTTTTTTTGCGACATTTTCCTTCTTTGTTATCCGGAAACAATGGCAAAATCGAGAGGACTTCAAAATTCCGGCCTGGGTGTTTATTACTCTCCTGGTCATCTTCATCAGCTTTTTCTCTTTTGTCGGAGCAATTCCTATCATTACCATGTTTACAAAACCTCCGGTCAATATACCCTAAATACCCTGGTACCCCGAGATTCCCTTCGCAAATCTTTCGCATATCTGAAGAGTGACTTTTTGCCACACAACGTTGGAATACTGCGACAACTTCCTCCAATACAGTTCTCTGAAAGATTGCTCCATTCTTCATTTTCTCTATTTTTAAGATATATTTAAAAAAACATTCAAGAACCTTTTTTACTTGGCATTAAAAATGCTTCCATGACATCCAGATGATGTTTAAATTCTTTGATAAGGAGCCGGAAATGCGAAATCAGAGAACCTTGAAAAAAGCTGTTCATTTGAATGGGGTTTCCCTTCATAGCGGGAAAATTGCGCAGGTCCGCATACTCCCTGCCCCGCCAGATTCTGGAATCCATTTTGTGAGAACAGATCAAGGGAACCTGAGAATACCAGCCCTGATCCATCATGTGTCCCAGGAAAAGTCTGTGCTGTCTACCACATTGGAAAAAGATGGTGTCTTTGTTCAGACCATCGAACATCTTATGTCGGCTATCAATGGTTTTTACCTGGACAATCTGAATATAGAGATTGACGGTCCAGAGCTTCCCATTCTTGATGGAAGCTCTATCCCGTACCTTCAAGCTTTCCGGTCTGCAGGTGCTCACGAGCAATCTCTGAAACAGTCTTTCTATACGGTTTCGAAAATCGTTGAGTTTGAGGAAGGGGAAAAATCGATTCGCATCGAACCCTCTCAGGAATTATCCGTTGAATATTTCATCTCTTTTGGTTCGCGTCTTCAACAGTCCTTTCGGTTTTCTCTCAGAAAGGGAGATTTTGAATCTGATATTGCCCATGCCAAAACCTTTTGTTTTTTGGAAGACATTGAAAAGATGCAATCTGCAGGGCTTGCAAAAGGTGGCTCGCTGGACAATGCGATTATCATTGGACAGGATGGCGTGATCAACCCATCTATTCAGACTTATCACGATGAATTTGTCAGACACAAAATACTGGATTTTCTTGGGGATATCCGGTTGTTAAACAAGCCTTTGGTCGGTCGATTTTCCGTATCCCGTGGAGGA
Encoded here:
- a CDS encoding polyprenyl synthetase family protein; the protein is MNPLSATGLKNVWADYEQDLLAVENCLIEFGGDTNDYIREVTSHIIQSGGKRLRPLLMIIASRISGYSGPHISLLSAVVEFIHTATLLHDDVVDHAEMRRGKLSANQIWGNQTAVLVGDYLYATALWMATGVHNHEINDTLTLACRKMSEGEVLELILDNNLSAREEDYLNVVECKTAALTAGTCRIGAILGGADPEKKKSLEDFGYNIGMSFQIADDALDYMAREERLGKTLGKDLSEGKMTLPLLHCLSRATSTQRESLVQKIGKGDVTKQHLREVVDLMKSTGSLEFSLEKAISFMQKAKASLEAFPDSLHKQNLLFLSDFVIERDI
- the lpxC gene encoding UDP-3-O-acyl-N-acetylglucosamine deacetylase, encoding MRNQRTLKKAVHLNGVSLHSGKIAQVRILPAPPDSGIHFVRTDQGNLRIPALIHHVSQEKSVLSTTLEKDGVFVQTIEHLMSAINGFYLDNLNIEIDGPELPILDGSSIPYLQAFRSAGAHEQSLKQSFYTVSKIVEFEEGEKSIRIEPSQELSVEYFISFGSRLQQSFRFSLRKGDFESDIAHAKTFCFLEDIEKMQSAGLAKGGSLDNAIIIGQDGVINPSIQTYHDEFVRHKILDFLGDIRLLNKPLVGRFSVSRGGHAFHSRFLSFLLEKDLLVPIESPNNVSPWIGLPVAVPV
- a CDS encoding DUF1015 domain-containing protein is translated as MSEIVPFRGLVYKNGLKENMDRLTAPPYDIISKEAQKEFYAMDPNNVIRLELPIPPDKETPGNNRYTEARKELDRMRREGILVVDPQPAIYPYSMTYKDPYTRKERTIRGLVARIRLEEWEKKVVYPHEKTLAGPKEDRMSLFKETQAAFSQIFCLYPDPAASVVKKLYASASPRFQAKDQDGVVHALMSVTDPAVLAEVQQYFSKVPLFIADGHHRYETYLAYRNFRRSQEPDAGPNAPFEFITVFLAALEDENLTVLPTHRMIHNVPPELISGLFRQEGVLKTEEIFSYENKEQFLKILMSSDTNRILFGLIRKDPRELRIVSLNKEKGAGVRSLDSWWLQESVLGPVLGIVPERVAKEDLLRYSKSAEDVIQKVGTGEYPVAFLLRPSSPRVVEEVSLRGELMPQKSTYFYPKPLTGMVMTLL
- a CDS encoding inositol monophosphatase family protein; protein product: MDWDVQSVRRVAREAALSAGNILLEGYSREIRISYKGTIDLVTEIDWASEKEIIRHIRGRFPEHSILGEEGGVLAGPGTERWIIDPLDGTTNYTHHFPFFCISIGFESEGDVLYGLVFDPLRQQIFEAVKEEGAMLNESRISVSRNSRLSQSLLVTGFSSSKPEDPERDNLPFFNQLSRKVQGIRRTGSAALDLCYVAMGAVDGFWEIGLAPWDTAAGSLIVREAGGRTSDRKNARHELTSPMIVASNGIIHDEMIDILNSVSGL
- a CDS encoding site-2 protease family protein codes for the protein MHEFFSGLPFSLTLMGILTLHEIGHLLAARWHGLPFSPPYFIPAPTLIGTFGAIIRMPPVSHTRKSLFDIGISGPLAGFFPSLIALAWGLHLSRPDVQPGSSGIGLGESILFHYISTFLGPSFGSHQSLVLSPIGFAGWTGLFVTALNLIPVGQLDGSHFLFVFWKQRIHRLIWIVILGVLAWMGFFIGKAGGSGFFLLS
- the ppcA gene encoding phosphoenolpyruvate carboxylase, which codes for MSKAFKPPVHHQSYLDRKIPTTMATQHPDNARAPYWKTNNDPFISTLDEIEECYRTYTDLGCQEYMWDWEGKYVDEGVVDKLFSLYHPYFSENQLGKDVFLTFRLPNIWYEKEYRIARAYIGILTFEELSRDLGLNSPPVFEVILPMTDEAQKMIYLKTTFRKIAKLKSQVFDETMEASDPSYLQVIPLIEGVPQLAASHNILMEYADLHQKEYGSKPSYLRPFIARSDPALNAGFIPATIAAKVALSEYYKFGQESGIAIFPIMGVGSLPFRGGLNPFTVSQFLDEYPGVRTVTLQSAFRYDYPLDSVKEAIHSLNRALPFTKPLTYTEEEIAMGERLAQIFSTIYQETVEEIADAINQISAHIPPRRERKLHIGLFGYSRGIGQKRLPRAISFTGALYSLGVPPELIAIGRGIEAAIKENLEDALFMFCRHLKEDLRHAGHYLNRENLRFFASGNPAWERVLEDIIIAEKYFKLELGPVTTEHYLHRNIVSSIYFLTQEEKDISPYLFDAALLRRSLG